The following coding sequences lie in one Eschrichtius robustus isolate mEscRob2 chromosome 10, mEscRob2.pri, whole genome shotgun sequence genomic window:
- the LOC137770948 gene encoding sterile alpha motif domain-containing protein 1-like, whose protein sequence is MPGIPRDPIQLILIKHPLSTPHRGERHCRKKWPHAGKTKRIATAATDGPERGAGYLRWGGLERSPHPHPAGHESPREEMAPRGAPGPASAESTADRAGRGKRDSRGGRGPSVSGPASPLRRTPAPPAAPRRAGQCREDRPGPSPHRPHPPDSGKAVTWRAGGGEDTTQKRKVRRQTVASGPGRFGKFGRLVPHWVTAVRCARAPGPSLPMTPPLLTLPSRGRETAAKARAQRQPALPARGRARHHVTAGARHLVGHVNFQTA, encoded by the exons ATGCCTGGCATTCCACGCGACCCGATCCAACTCATACTTATTAAGCACCCACTGTCTACACCGCATCGTGGCGAGAGGCACTGCAGGAAGAAATGGCCCCACGCCGGAAAAACCAAAAGGATAGCCACAGCGGCTACGGACGGACCCGAGAGAGGAGCTGGCTACCTACGGTGGGGTGGTCTGGAGAGgagccctcacccccaccccgcgGGTCATGAGAGTCCCAGGGAAGAGATGGCCCCGAGGGGCGCACCAGGCCCGGCCTCCGCGGAGTCCACCGCAGACCGGGCTGGGAGGGGAAAG CGTGACAGTCGCGGCGGCCGCGGACCTAGCGTCTCTGGCCCGGCGTCTCCGCTCCGCCGAACGCCGGCACCCCCTGCTGCCCCGCGCAGAGCGGGGCAGTGCCGGGAAGACCGCCcgggcccctccccccaccgtCCCCATCCCCCGGACTCCGGAAAAGCGGTTACCTGGCGCGCGGGCGGGGGAGAGGACACGACCCAGAAGAGGAAGGTGAGAAGGCAAACGGTGGCCTCCGGCCCAGGGAGATTCGGGAAATTTGGGAGACTTGTTCCGCACTGGGTGACAGCTGTTCGCTGCGCACGCGCACCCGGCCCCAGTCTCCCGATGACTCCGCCGCTACTCACCCTCCCGTCGAGGGGCAGGGAGACAGCGGCAAAGGCGCGCGCACAGCGCCAGCCGGCTCTCCCTGCGCGAGGGCGCGCGCGCCATCACGTGACCGCTGGGGCCCGGCACTTAGTGGGTCACGTGAACTTCCAAACAGCTTAA